One genomic region from Skermania piniformis encodes:
- a CDS encoding citrate synthase: protein MSIAKATEGNDGIELGKLLANTGYTTYDPGFVNTASTKSAITYIDGDAGILRYRGYPIEQLAQRSTFIEVSYLLIYGELPTPSQLEDFTDRIRRHTLLHEDLKHFFDGFPRNAHPMPVLSSVTNALSAYYEDSLDLHDQAQVELSTVRLLAKLPTIAAYAYKKSVGQPFLYPDNSLGLVENFLRMTFGLPAEPYEVDPELAAALDMLLILHADHEQNCSTSTVRLVGSSEANLFTSVSGGINALWGPLHGGANQAVLEMLERIRADGGDAEKFMRRVKNREDGVRLMGFGHRVYKNYDPRAAIVKKTADAVLSRLGGDDQLLEIAKTVEERALTDDYFTERKLYPNVDFYTGVIYRAMGFPTRMFTVLFAMGRLPGWIAHWRELHQEPVRIGRPRQVYTGYSEREYLDLASR, encoded by the coding sequence ATGTCGATCGCGAAGGCGACCGAGGGGAACGATGGGATCGAGCTTGGCAAACTGCTGGCTAACACCGGTTACACGACCTACGACCCGGGTTTCGTGAACACCGCGTCGACCAAGTCGGCGATCACCTACATCGACGGCGACGCCGGCATCCTGCGGTACCGGGGTTACCCGATCGAGCAGCTGGCCCAGCGGTCGACCTTCATCGAGGTCAGCTATCTGCTGATCTACGGTGAGCTGCCGACCCCGAGCCAGTTGGAGGACTTCACCGACCGGATTCGTCGGCACACGCTGCTGCACGAGGATCTCAAGCACTTCTTCGACGGGTTCCCGCGCAACGCCCACCCGATGCCGGTGCTGTCGAGCGTGACCAACGCGCTGTCGGCCTACTACGAGGACTCGCTGGACCTGCACGATCAGGCTCAGGTAGAGCTGTCCACCGTGCGGTTGCTGGCCAAGTTGCCGACGATCGCCGCCTATGCCTACAAGAAGTCGGTCGGTCAGCCGTTCCTCTACCCCGACAACTCGCTCGGGTTGGTGGAGAACTTCCTCCGGATGACCTTCGGTCTGCCGGCCGAGCCGTACGAGGTCGACCCGGAGCTGGCTGCGGCGCTGGATATGTTGCTGATCCTGCACGCCGACCACGAGCAGAACTGTTCCACCTCCACCGTCCGGCTGGTCGGCTCGTCCGAGGCGAACTTGTTCACGTCGGTATCCGGCGGGATCAATGCGCTCTGGGGGCCGTTGCACGGCGGTGCCAATCAGGCCGTCTTGGAGATGCTGGAGCGGATCCGGGCCGACGGCGGCGATGCGGAGAAGTTCATGCGCCGGGTCAAGAATCGCGAGGACGGGGTCCGGCTGATGGGCTTCGGGCACCGGGTCTACAAGAATTACGACCCGCGGGCTGCGATCGTGAAGAAAACGGCCGATGCGGTGTTGAGCCGGCTCGGTGGCGACGATCAGCTGCTCGAGATCGCCAAGACGGTGGAGGAGCGGGCGCTCACCGACGACTACTTCACCGAGCGCAAGCTGTACCCGAACGTCGATTTCTACACCGGGGTGATCTACCGCGCGATGGGCTTCCCGACCCGGATGTTCACCGTCCTGTTCGCGATGGGCCGGCTGCCCGGATGGATCGCGCACTGGCGGGAACTGCATCAGGAGCCGGTCCGGATCGGCCGCCCGCGGCAGGTGTACACCGGCTACAGCGAACGCGAATACCTCGACCTGGCCAGTCGCTGA
- a CDS encoding PfkB family carbohydrate kinase, translating into MGHDQPGRLTARITVCGEGLIDLVPRGDDLLSALPGGGPFNVAVALGRLGAEVGLLSRLSTDPLGERLLRRLRAAGVRTDAIQRGPEPTTLALTSLDAAGAADYTFYAGGTADRLVVDPGAPAATVRALSFGTLSLVFEPGATVYEAVLRRAHATGRLVLLDPNVRPGAIADPARYRERFADRLPAVDVLKVSTDDLAWLGGDPADWLAAGVGAVLLTQGGAGLTVLSSAGRIAVPAVPVVVADTIGAGDTVHAALLFWLDRRGALDPAAVRALTAADWAQALRFAARAAAVTVSRPGADPPWADELGCD; encoded by the coding sequence GTGGGGCATGACCAGCCTGGCCGGCTGACCGCCCGGATCACCGTCTGCGGCGAGGGGTTGATCGACCTGGTGCCGCGGGGCGACGACCTGCTGTCCGCGTTGCCCGGGGGCGGTCCGTTCAACGTCGCGGTGGCACTCGGCCGGCTGGGTGCCGAGGTGGGCCTGCTGTCCCGGCTGTCCACCGACCCGCTCGGCGAGCGGCTGCTGCGCCGACTGCGCGCGGCCGGCGTCCGCACCGACGCGATCCAGCGGGGCCCGGAACCCACCACGCTGGCACTGACCTCGTTGGATGCCGCGGGCGCGGCCGATTACACGTTCTATGCCGGCGGCACCGCGGATCGGCTGGTGGTCGATCCGGGCGCACCGGCCGCGACCGTGCGGGCACTGTCGTTCGGCACGTTGTCGCTGGTCTTCGAGCCGGGTGCGACGGTGTACGAGGCGGTGTTGCGCCGGGCGCACGCAACCGGTCGGTTGGTGCTGCTCGACCCGAACGTGCGACCCGGCGCGATCGCCGACCCGGCCCGGTACCGGGAACGGTTCGCCGACCGGCTCCCGGCGGTGGACGTACTGAAGGTGTCCACCGACGACCTGGCGTGGCTCGGCGGGGACCCGGCGGATTGGCTCGCGGCCGGGGTGGGGGCGGTGCTGCTGACCCAGGGCGGGGCGGGCCTCACCGTGTTGTCGTCGGCCGGTCGAATAGCGGTGCCGGCCGTGCCGGTCGTCGTCGCGGACACCATCGGTGCGGGCGATACCGTGCACGCTGCGCTGCTGTTCTGGCTGGACCGGCGGGGTGCGCTGGACCCGGCGGCGGTGCGGGCGCTGACCGCCGCGGACTGGGCGCAAGCGCTCCGGTTTGCGGCTCGAGCGGCGGCGGTGACGGTTTCTCGACCCGGTGCCGACCCTCCTTGGGCGGATGAGCTCGGCTGCGACTAG